The Carassius carassius chromosome 34, fCarCar2.1, whole genome shotgun sequence genome has a segment encoding these proteins:
- the LOC132115119 gene encoding G2/M phase-specific E3 ubiquitin-protein ligase-like: MDFISLLREFQHMHLSGSENVSVLVSRNKVLQSAKDSVSNSNFPWTKIPLVTFDGEGALDCGGPRREFFRILMMEVQSSLGIFEGQPGHLFFTYDQMALEDHKYELAGKLIAWSVAHGGPGLRSLDPCLYQLMCTQECQLVDFDWHLIPDADIQDKLQKITSCKTTADLQRLQTELGDWICDCGFLGIYRHGISIRDVPKIYSFAVRHYIYLRTSNMIHQFTQGLNAYGQFWDMVRTHWVEFLPIFTNMHEPLSRRTFSDLFQIHWSKSGTKKREAEEETIHYWELMLQVIEDKKPKAPENNLHFEEILAFITGADEVPPLGFSHKPSIHFYQPEQRGCRLPYANTCMMGLFLPRVVKDEVELYRMLLRAIRDSAVFGRT; the protein is encoded by the exons ATGGACTTTATCTCTTTGCTCAGAGAGTTTCAGCACATGCATCTCAGTGGCAGTGAGAATGTGTCAGTTTTGGTTTCTCGTAACAAGGTGCTGCAGAGTGCTAAAGATTCTGTTTCCAACTCTAATTTCCCTTGGACCAAAATCCCTCTCGTGACATTTGATGGTGAGGGAGCTCTTGACTGTGGAGGTCCACGGAGAGAGTTTTTCAG AATCCTGATGATGGAGGTGCAGAGCTCGCTGGGCATCTTTGAGGGGCAGCCTGGACACCTGTTCTTCACCTATGACCAGATGGCGCTGGAGGATCACAAGTATGAGTTGGCGGGGAAGCTGATTGCGTGGTCTGTGGCTCATGGCGGGCCAGGACTCAGATCCCTTGACCCCTGCCTGTACCAGCTGATGTGCACCCAGGAATGTCAACTGGTGGACTTTGACTGGCACCTAATACCAGATGCTGACATTCAGGACAAACTGCAAAAG ATTACATCATGCAAAACAACAGCAGATCTCCAGAGGCTGCAGACAGAGCTGGGCGACTGGATCTGTGATTGTGGTTTCCTTGGAATATACAGACATGGAATTTCCATCCGAGATGTTCCGAAGATTTACTCCTTTGCAGTTCGACACTACATTTATCTAAG AACATCAAATATGATTCATCAGTTCACACAGGGACTGAATGCTTATGGACAGTTCTGGGATATGGTAAGAACTCATTGGGTTGAGTTTCTACCCATCTTTACCAACATGCATGAGCCCCTTTCCAGACGCACGTTTAGCGACTTATTCCAAATCCACTGGAGTAAATCAGGGACCAAGAAGAGGGAGGCTGAGGAAGAGACTATACACTACTGGGAACTGATGCTTCAGGTGATTGAAG ATAAAAAACCAAAAGCTCCGGAAAATAACTTGCATTTTGAGGAAATTTTGGCTTTCATAACCGGAGCAGATGAAGTCCCACCACTTGGGTTCTCCCATAAGCCCAGCATTCACTTCTACCAGCCAGAGCAGCGAGGATGCCGTCTACCATATGCCAACACGTGCATGATGGGATTGTTCCTGCCCAGGGTCGTAAAAGATGAAGTGGAACTTTACAGGATGCTCCTGAGAGCAATCAGAGACTCAGCTGTTTTTGGGAGAACATAA
- the LOC132115117 gene encoding homeobox protein Nkx-6.3-like: MESNISGSFLFNNSLNQFPSDIKAPVCQYSIPNSFYKLSPAHISSQLQAGTPHGISDILSRSMVGGPGTPALLSGYPSMSGFGTAVPSPGVYYNREYTPSGLNSFSKPGVECSGLKGKGSSCWVDGGYEWRGARQQCPNNGGHHTETVGKKKHTRPTFSGHQIFALEKTFEQTKYLAGPERARLAYSLGMTESQVKVWFQNRRTKWRKKSATEPSSTQASRGESGGDCSENEVEDEEYNKPLDPDTDDEKIRQLLRKHRRAFSVLRLGPHHI; encoded by the exons ATGGAGTCCAATATTTCAGGGTCCTTCCTCTTCAACAACAGCTTGAACCAGTTCCCCTCAGACATCAAGGCCCCGGTGTGCCAGTACTCCATTCCCAACTCCTTCTACAAGCTCAGCCCGGCCCACATCAGCTCTCAGCTCCAGGCCGGCACGCCGCATGGCATCAGCGACATCCTGAGTCGGTCCATGGTGGGCGGCCCGGGAACCCCTGCGCTGCTGTCCGGGTACCCCTCCATGAGTGGATTCGGGACAGCCGTGCCCAGTCCAGGGGTGTATTATAACCGGGAATACACCCCATCGGGACTGAACAGTTTCTCTAAACCTGGAGTCGAATGTTCGGGTCTGAAGGGTAAAGGCAGCAGCTGCTGGGTGGACGGAGGGTACGAGTGGAGAGGCGCCAGACAGCAGTGTCCCAACA ACGGCGGGCATCACACTGAGACTGTGGGGAAGAAGAAGCACACCAGACCCACGTTCAGTGGACATCAGATCTTCGCTCTGGAGAAAACCTTCGAGCAGACCAAGTACCTGGCAGGACCCGAGAGAGCCAGACTGGCATACTCACTCGGCATGACCGAGTCACAAGTTAAA GTGTGGTTCCAGAACCGGCGCACAAAGTGGCGGAAGAAGAGCGCGACGGAGCCCAGCTCCACACAGGCCTCGCGCGGGGAGAGCGGAGGAGACTGCTCGGAAAACGAGGTGGAGGACGAGGAGTACAACAAACCGCTGGACCCCGACACAGACGACGAGAAGATCCGACAGCTGCTGCGCAAACACCGCAGAGCTTTCTCCGTCCTGCGCCTGGGACCGCATCACATCTGA
- the LOC132115120 gene encoding E3 ubiquitin-protein ligase NEURL3-like — MTEKKKEKERCVCHTRRSLEAISFHSDVRGRLITLSDGGRRVTREVSSFCHGLTFSARPVERAEKVRLRVERSDGVWHGALRLGFAHVPPEETLLPPLAIPDLTDSPLYAAVLVPEHFCRPGSELQFWLKKNGSLRIRCSSSRRTHTVPTTLNPEWPFWAMIDVYGQTTAVTMLGSKMKRWIITSKSCPAHTHIKHTENKETQEGEKHVSMLEQRNLRNHQLDNTDHEASDCEECVVCYSDVANCRLSCGHKCVCTPCGMRVHMMFGTCPLCRQPLVPSIPMSTSVHPSSTKGHTVC, encoded by the exons ATGACAGAGAAGAAAAAAG AGAAAGAGAGGTGCGTGTGTCACACGCGGAGGAGCCTGGAAGCGATTTCTTTCCACTCAGACGTGAGGGGTCGTCTGATAACGCTGAGTGACGGAGGCCGCCGGGTGACGAGGGAAGTGTCTTCATTCTGCCACGGACTGACGTTCAGCGCGCGGCCGGTGGAGAGAGCGGAGAAGGTGCGCCTGCGGGTCGAGCGCTCTGACGGAGTCTGGCACGGAGCACTGCGGCTGGGATTTGCTCATGTTCCCCCCGAGGAGACACTTCTACCCCCTCTGGCCATCCCAGACCTGACCGACTCTCCTCTGTACGCGGCGGTGTTAGTTCCCGAGCACTTCTGTCGCCCCGGCTCAGAGCTTCAGTTCTGGCTGAAGAAGAACGGCAGTCTGAGGATTAGATGTTCCTCCAGTAGAAGAACACACACGGTACCGACAACCCTGAACCCCGAGTGGCCCTTCTGGGCGATGATCGACGTGTACGGGCAGACCACGGCGGTCACGATGCTCG GCTCCAAAATGAAGCGCTGGATCATAACCAGTAAGTCCTGtcctgctcacacacacatcaaacacaCTGAAAATAAAGAAACGCAGGAAGGAGAGAAACACGTGAGCATGCTGGAACAGAGAAACCTGAGAAACCATCAGCTTGATAACACAG ATCATGAAGCTTCAGACTGTGAGGAGTGTGTGGTGTGTTACAGTGATGTGGCAAACTGTCGTCTGAGCTGCGGTCATAAATGTGTCTGTACTCCGTGCGGGATGAGGGTTCACATGATGTTTGGGACATGTCCTCTGTGTCGTCAGCCCCTGGTTCCTTCCATCCCTATGAGCACTAGTGTCCATCCCAGTTCAACTAAAGGCCATACTGTTTGTTGA
- the LOC132115446 gene encoding inositol polyphosphate-5-phosphatase A-like: protein MEMHTDVLLVTANVGSLFDNVGEIEGDWLREFFTTVHMYKPRFVALHFQEVGGKDYMMNMGHAENFFWSIESSSEMADFDRVCVYVDSHFKAVDSFTALGSMYFIHKSLKNILQYDFNVNEFKDISGHNKYVGSLEGVTSVEKEKFPKNFWPDFKWSRKGYMRTRWLIHNQGLDLVNVHLFHDASNLIACNSSPSVYSANRKKALRYVINRISDSSYSPFPFFLFGDFNFRLDTLSLVQNLSMSADIQTVKKDSSNEVEKIICEEKDNDHKVLLHIETKLFAYLHQAVFRENNGKELLKYDKEISEFDDVLTEEEIHFPPSYPYSEDYSKPTQYMNTRCPAWCDRILMSHSASDIIHRSEEDEIGVVYDTLGSNICMGDHKPVFLFFQMKTITH, encoded by the exons GTGGGTGAGATTGAAGGAGACTGGCTGCGTGAGTTCTTCACG ACGGTGCACATGTATAAGCCACGCTTCGTCGCCCTGCACTTTCAGGAAGTTGGTGGAAAGGATTATATGATGAACATGGGCCACGCAGAGAACTTCTTCTG GTCCATAGAGTCCAGCTCTGAGATGGCTGACTTCGACAGAGTCTGTGTATATGTAGACAGTCATTTCAAGGCTGTTGACAGTTTCACG gCTCTGGGAAGCATGTATTTCATCCACAAGTCACTGAAAAATATCCTACAATATGACTTCAatg TGAATGAGTTTAAAGACATCTCAGGACATAACAAGTACGTGGGTTCACTGGAAGGAGTGACTTCCGTGGAAAAAGAGAAATTCCCAAAGAACTTTTGGCCTGAT TTCAAGTGGTCCAGAAAAGGCTACATGAGGACACGATGGCTCATTCACAACCA GGGTTTAGATTTGGTGAACGTTCACCTGTTTCACGACGCCTCCAACCTCATCGCCTGCAACTCTAGTCCGTCGGTGTATTCTGCAAACCGCAAGAAAGCGCTTAGATACGTCATCAACAG GATATCAGATAGCAGCTACAGTCCTTTCCCCTTCTTTCTGTTTGGGGATTTCAATTTCCGCCTTGACACACTCAGTCTAGTACAG AACCTCTCCATGTCGGCCGATATCCAGACGGTAAAAAAAGACAGCAGCAACGAGGTCGAAAAGATCATCTGTGAAGAGAAGGACAACGACCATAAG GTCCTCCTTCACATAGAGACCAAGTTATTTGCTTACTTGCACCAGGCCGTGTTCAGAGAAAACAACGGAAAAGAG CTGCTGAAGTACGATAAGGAGATCTCTGAATTTGACGACGTCCTCACAGAGGAGGAGATCCACTTTCCTCCCAG TTATCCATACAGTGAAGACTACAGTAAACCTACACAGTACATGAACACGCGATGCCCGGCATGGTGCGACCGCATCTTAATGTCCCACAGCGCCTCAGACATCATCCACCGG AGTGAAGAGGATGAGATTGGTGTTGTTTATGACACACTGGGCTCCAACATCTGCATGGGAGACCACAAG CCGGTTTTCCTGTTTTTTCAGATGAAGACGATCACACATTGA
- the LOC132115118 gene encoding neuralized-like protein 4 has translation MKHDRLCGSRCLGPMTFNKDLTGRNVTLSQGGQLASRDTSSFMNGLVFLSRTVKVEEKLCMHIEDCTSLWDGALRVGFTNICPQRNNLPAASIPDLRDAQGYCVVPVPEDLSRCGVQIQFWINYAGMVIVQEIGGEKYYLEAKGLNLNNPLWVFIDLYGSTSAVRLLRSRRGSRTSCPVCPEDSTSDINWPARVVERQTSEEEHSNNQKAESRKVQKTSSYWKPSLFLVQYANQTTLPNPRESSELTRAGLGISVQESRGVDLNWTLRELNLFICSRYPLVDLDAIGFHLAKTDKHGRLCRIHSNTLKKIKKELADNILYIVPQTDIILIEV, from the exons ATGA AGCACGATCGCTTGTGTGGCAGTCGATGTCTGGGTCCAATGACTTTTAATAAGGACCTGACAGGCCGAAATGTGACCCTGAGCCAAGGAGGACAACTCGCGTCCAGAGACACCTCGTCCTTTATGAACGGTTTGGTGTTTCTCAGCCGCACTGTTAAAGTGGAAGAAAAGCTGTGTATGCATATTGAGGACTGCACCTCATTGTGGGATGGAGCTCTTCGTGTGGGCTTCACCAACATCTGCCCGCAAAGAAACAATTTACCAGCTGCTTCAATACCAGACCTCAGGGACGCACAGGGATACTGTGTTGTGCCAGTACCTGAGGACTTGTCTAGGTGCGGTGTACAGATTCAGTTTTGGATAAACTATGCAGGCATGGTTATTGTGCAAGAGATAGGTGGGGAGAAATATTACCTCGAAGCAAAAGGACTTAACCTGAATAATCCGCTGTGGGTTTTCATTGATCTGTACGGGAGCACAAGCGCCGTCCGCCTTCTGA GATCAAGGAGGGGCAGTCGAACATCATGCCCAGTTTGTCCTGAAGACAGTACATCTGACATCAACTGGCCAGCAAGAGTGGTTGAGCGACAAACATCAGAGGAAGAGCATAGTAATAACCAAAAAGCAG AATCCAGAAAGGTCCAGAAAACATCATCTTACTGGAAACCGAGTCTCTTTCTTGTACAGTATGCCAATCAGACGACCCTCCCAAACCCCAGAGAAAGTTCAGAACTCACAAGAGCTGGTTTAG GCATATCTGTTCAGGAGTCAAGAGGGGTAGATCTAAACTGGACTTTGCGAGAGCTGAATCTCTTCATTTGCTCCAGATATCCTTTGGTTGACCTGGATGCGATTGGTTTCCATTTGGCAAAGACTGATAAACATGGACGACTTTGCAGAATACATTCAAACActctgaagaaaataaaaaaggagcTGGCTGACAACATACTTTATATAGTTCCTCAAACAGACATTATTCTAATTGAGGTATAG